A genomic region of Bacteroidales bacterium contains the following coding sequences:
- a CDS encoding tyrosine-type recombinase/integrase: MLTLIYSAGLRSQEAINLKISDVDFERKTIHIRQSKYKKDRIVPLSKYMAKGLHKYFSVEHPYQWIFNGKESDPV; encoded by the coding sequence GTGCTGACGCTAATATATTCGGCCGGGCTGCGTTCGCAGGAGGCCATCAACCTGAAGATCTCAGATGTTGACTTTGAACGTAAGACGATACACATCAGGCAAAGCAAATACAAGAAAGACCGTATAGTGCCTTTGTCAAAGTATATGGCCAAGGGCCTTCATAAATACTTTTCAGTTGAACATCCTTACCAATGGATTTTCAATGGCAAAGAGTCTGATCCAGTCTGA
- a CDS encoding tetratricopeptide repeat protein, whose product MFCSKFTKNCPYNVKKTDNFIFVMMPFDGFKNTFDIIDQTIRAIVTKNFICERADSKYDTGDIWCKRICQNIKKAKYCIVDTTNKNANVFYELGFAHAIGNSNTIIITQKIDDAPFDIRNLSHILYSEKDLPSLRRDLQKAIEDLEQNQFDEYINPDEMIRDLEQKIQDKNDELLNCQGKVLALKELLQERQNELKTIERKLYEEQSNIESFKNKLNESDNKLLDLERRNKQLEEIKNNPEKEANNSIENLNRTIKELMNQLEMAEREDLGEKLNQISETLKEKEVKLANYKKGLQVYSTTHDDKYIKELLLEDNKIEDSAREYYLKGNDLYEVEKYSDAAISYEVAVTIQQNFSEAWFNWGLCLYNLGDFETSIQKYLVALSLDRKNSVIYNNLGDAYYRLQEFNSAINQYSSALVYNLTYLKPFYNRGLAYACLTQYDKAICDFNEVIKLDNEFAEAFHLRGLANDYNGSFEEALNDYNKTIELNPEFYEAYTHRAWLKFFSLKNEIGAEEDIEKSISINDSIPETFYYKGRIKYAKGLYAEAINLFTKAKDLGYEDLNEIYYWRGWSYYSNLDFKKAIFDFDEAIKINPNNPDLFNDIANTYFELQEYDNAIKDYSKAIKLSPDNSDIYNNRANTYYELKEYKNALKDYSKAIKLSPDNSNVYRNRANTYIKLQKNQKALIDCNNAIKLEPNNSLYFICRALVYTYLREYDKAIEDYYLAIKLDSENVSSKLALSELNFIINKYDDSIKLIEQLENITLDKGFEVIKYFLLCIDGRMLNKNVTNYEKQLDELLSEDIKINWSFDEIKNLYDDKSVTKLQKAYLMDLIKKIENKKSPSP is encoded by the coding sequence ATGTTCTGTTCAAAATTTACAAAAAATTGTCCCTATAATGTAAAAAAAACTGACAATTTTATTTTCGTAATGATGCCATTTGATGGATTTAAAAACACTTTTGACATAATTGATCAAACAATAAGAGCTATCGTCACGAAGAACTTTATTTGCGAAAGAGCAGATTCAAAATATGATACAGGAGATATATGGTGTAAACGGATTTGTCAAAACATTAAAAAAGCAAAATACTGCATTGTTGATACTACAAATAAGAATGCAAATGTTTTTTATGAACTTGGCTTTGCTCATGCAATTGGAAATTCAAATACCATTATTATCACTCAAAAGATTGATGACGCACCTTTTGATATAAGAAATTTATCTCATATCCTCTATTCGGAAAAAGACCTTCCTTCATTGAGAAGAGATTTGCAGAAAGCTATTGAAGATTTAGAGCAAAATCAATTCGATGAATATATTAACCCAGATGAAATGATACGTGATTTGGAACAAAAAATACAAGATAAAAATGACGAATTGTTAAATTGTCAAGGTAAGGTTTTAGCGTTAAAAGAGCTTCTACAAGAAAGACAGAATGAATTAAAAACTATTGAAAGAAAATTATATGAAGAACAAAGTAATATCGAAAGCTTTAAAAATAAATTGAACGAAAGTGATAATAAATTGCTTGATCTAGAACGAAGAAATAAACAGTTAGAAGAAATAAAAAACAATCCCGAGAAGGAAGCAAATAATTCTATCGAAAACTTGAATAGAACAATAAAAGAACTTATGAACCAATTAGAAATGGCAGAAAGGGAAGATTTAGGTGAGAAGTTAAACCAAATATCAGAAACCCTTAAAGAAAAGGAGGTAAAACTTGCAAATTATAAAAAAGGGTTGCAAGTGTATAGCACTACACATGATGATAAATATATTAAAGAATTATTACTTGAAGATAATAAAATTGAAGATTCTGCTAGAGAGTACTACTTAAAGGGGAATGATCTATATGAAGTTGAAAAATATTCTGATGCTGCTATAAGTTATGAAGTTGCAGTTACAATCCAACAAAATTTTTCAGAGGCATGGTTTAATTGGGGACTCTGTTTATATAATCTTGGCGATTTTGAAACTTCAATTCAAAAATATTTGGTCGCACTTTCGCTTGACAGAAAAAACTCTGTTATTTATAATAACTTAGGCGATGCATACTACCGCTTACAGGAATTCAACAGCGCAATAAACCAGTATAGTTCAGCACTTGTTTATAATCTAACATATTTAAAACCATTTTATAATAGGGGTCTTGCTTATGCCTGTTTAACTCAATATGATAAAGCAATTTGTGATTTTAATGAAGTTATTAAATTAGATAACGAATTTGCTGAAGCATTTCATTTGAGAGGATTAGCTAATGATTATAATGGAAGTTTTGAAGAAGCATTGAACGATTATAATAAAACAATTGAATTAAATCCTGAATTTTATGAAGCATATACTCATAGAGCATGGTTGAAATTCTTTTCTTTAAAGAATGAAATAGGTGCAGAAGAAGATATTGAAAAATCAATTTCTATTAATGATTCAATTCCAGAAACATTTTATTATAAAGGTAGAATAAAATATGCTAAAGGTTTATATGCCGAAGCAATTAATCTTTTCACTAAAGCTAAAGATTTGGGTTATGAGGATTTAAATGAGATTTATTATTGGAGAGGTTGGTCATATTATTCAAATTTGGATTTTAAAAAAGCAATTTTTGATTTTGACGAAGCTATTAAAATAAATCCTAACAATCCTGATTTATTTAATGATATAGCGAATACATATTTTGAATTACAAGAATATGATAACGCTATTAAAGATTATTCCAAAGCAATTAAATTATCCCCTGATAATTCTGATATTTACAATAATAGAGCAAATACGTATTATGAATTAAAAGAATATAAAAATGCTCTTAAAGATTATTCCAAAGCAATCAAATTATCTCCTGATAATTCAAATGTTTATCGTAATAGAGCGAATACCTACATCAAATTGCAAAAGAATCAAAAAGCATTAATAGATTGTAATAATGCTATTAAATTGGAACCTAATAATTCACTTTATTTCATTTGTCGTGCATTGGTTTATACATATTTACGTGAATATGATAAAGCCATAGAAGATTATTATTTGGCAATTAAATTAGATAGTGAAAATGTGTCTTCTAAACTTGCTTTAAGTGAATTAAATTTCATAATTAATAAATATGATGATTCTATTAAGCTAATTGAACAGCTTGAAAATATTACGTTAGATAAGGGCTTTGAAGTAATTAAATATTTTTTATTATGTATCGATGGTAGAATGTTGAATAAAAATGTTACAAATTATGAAAAGCAGCTAGATGAATTATTAAGTGAAGATATTAAGATTAATTGGTCATTTGATGAGATTAAAAATCTTTATGATGATAAAAGTGTGACAAAATTGCAAAAAGCTTATTTAATGGATTTAATAAAAAAAATTGAAAATAAAAAGAGCCCCAGCCCCTAA
- a CDS encoding M23 family metallopeptidase, with product MRTKIILLAYLLSVFLASSCKKESTEESQPLKIEVIANHTPFATDKYLRICYMLKMWEFRKDKLMLKEIIVLDNDTKEELMTIGEESFGYFISNPPNPIAFLEQDQISSYYLSVQLPIPLGQPVPSNVLHRFILQDTVSNAQVVVEGGLFSPRKYESPLAISSPVKGTNWMFINLSTMGYHYNAVFFVGGQIFSGEQFAFDNIQLDSAQYSSSGDPLNNQSYFNYRDTLYAVSDGSVVALVDGRPENSGNAKDIVIGSLDEYGGNYLILDLGGQQYALYAHCVPFSFFVKNGDFVKEGQPLALLGNSGNSTEPHLHFQICDKPHPFFSMGLPFVIKKYTRIGEFGNLNPSPPTVITNSMMENFTLLRFD from the coding sequence ATGCGAACAAAAATCATCCTGCTTGCCTATCTGCTTTCGGTCTTCCTGGCATCAAGCTGTAAAAAGGAGAGTACTGAAGAATCCCAGCCGTTAAAAATCGAGGTGATCGCAAACCATACCCCGTTTGCAACGGATAAATATCTCCGTATCTGCTATATGCTGAAGATGTGGGAATTCAGAAAGGACAAGCTTATGCTGAAAGAGATCATTGTCCTTGACAACGATACGAAAGAAGAACTGATGACCATTGGGGAAGAATCATTCGGATATTTTATATCAAATCCCCCGAACCCTATAGCATTCCTCGAACAGGATCAGATTTCGTCCTACTATCTGTCGGTTCAGCTTCCCATTCCATTGGGCCAGCCGGTGCCTTCGAATGTTTTACACCGATTTATACTGCAGGACACCGTTTCAAACGCCCAGGTTGTTGTCGAGGGCGGATTATTTTCCCCCAGGAAGTACGAATCTCCCCTGGCAATTTCATCCCCGGTAAAAGGGACAAACTGGATGTTTATCAACCTGTCAACCATGGGGTATCATTATAATGCAGTATTTTTTGTCGGCGGTCAGATTTTTTCAGGCGAGCAGTTTGCATTTGACAATATTCAGCTGGACTCTGCCCAGTACAGTTCCAGCGGCGATCCTCTGAACAACCAATCATACTTCAATTACCGCGACACCCTCTATGCGGTTTCCGATGGCTCTGTGGTTGCATTGGTTGACGGCAGGCCTGAAAACAGCGGGAATGCCAAAGATATTGTCATCGGATCACTCGATGAATACGGAGGCAATTACCTGATCCTAGACCTGGGCGGACAACAATATGCCCTGTACGCACATTGCGTGCCGTTCTCCTTCTTCGTTAAAAATGGAGATTTTGTAAAAGAGGGTCAACCGTTGGCTTTGCTTGGGAATTCGGGCAATTCCACGGAACCTCACCTGCATTTCCAGATTTGCGACAAACCCCATCCATTCTTTTCGATGGGCCTGCCCTTTGTCATAAAAAAGTACACCAGGATTGGTGAATTTGGCAACCTGAATCCTTCTCCTCCCACGGTCATTACAAATTCAATGATGGAGAATTTCACACTTCTCCGGTTCGACTGA
- a CDS encoding PDZ domain-containing protein, translated as MNDSVEISLLFDTGAQTPIFDSAFTDLNKDKLGITFKKTNSRTITPGGVIKINREIIGKINIKALGINKEFKGRFDVGNLLKTKLHTNAIFPAYWFFENNIVLMDFEHQFFRILSQDTLNNIKKHYTSFPLKGNPVTYFTVSTVVEISTNSKIKLNGELVLDIGAPGFLYLQVGKSPMRGKGPVVPVVLPEELMVFKTRTLTMNPKDTLQREIINANRITMLDSFSFQNEQVYLLDFRIAPEQIGFLGNEFFQKFQVIFDYKNKVFFLKPNQEYSKPHGPFSLGMKLYRSSDAKSLYVNSLYESSPVANSGIRLGDKILTINGKPTEEITFNELRALEYSNPSTKVILQVQRGQEFLSYEVLIDSLISSK; from the coding sequence ATGAACGACTCCGTTGAGATATCCCTCCTTTTCGACACAGGTGCACAAACCCCAATATTCGATAGCGCTTTTACGGATTTAAACAAAGACAAGCTCGGAATAACCTTTAAAAAGACCAACAGTAGAACCATAACACCCGGAGGAGTTATAAAAATCAACCGTGAAATTATCGGTAAAATCAATATAAAAGCTTTGGGGATAAACAAAGAATTTAAAGGACGGTTTGATGTTGGTAATTTATTAAAAACCAAGTTGCACACCAATGCCATTTTTCCGGCATATTGGTTTTTTGAAAACAATATCGTTTTAATGGATTTTGAACATCAATTCTTCAGGATACTTTCGCAAGACACACTTAACAATATTAAAAAGCATTATACTTCGTTCCCTTTAAAAGGAAATCCGGTAACTTACTTTACCGTTTCAACCGTAGTCGAAATATCTACAAATAGTAAAATTAAACTGAATGGAGAACTGGTTTTGGATATTGGCGCACCGGGATTTTTATATTTACAGGTAGGTAAGAGCCCTATGAGAGGTAAGGGTCCTGTTGTGCCGGTTGTTCTTCCAGAAGAATTGATGGTATTTAAAACCAGAACATTAACAATGAATCCAAAAGATACACTTCAGCGGGAAATAATTAATGCAAACCGGATTACTATGCTCGATTCTTTTAGTTTCCAAAATGAACAAGTATATCTGTTAGATTTTAGAATTGCCCCTGAACAAATTGGTTTCTTAGGGAACGAATTTTTTCAAAAATTCCAGGTTATTTTCGATTACAAGAACAAAGTGTTTTTTTTAAAGCCAAACCAGGAGTATTCTAAGCCTCATGGTCCCTTTAGTTTAGGTATGAAACTTTACAGGTCATCAGATGCTAAATCGTTGTATGTTAATTCTTTGTACGAATCTTCACCAGTTGCAAATTCCGGTATCCGGTTAGGCGATAAAATCCTAACAATTAATGGTAAACCTACAGAAGAAATTACATTCAATGAGTTACGGGCGTTGGAATATTCCAATCCAAGCACAAAAGTAATTTTACAAGTACAAAGAGGACAAGAATTTCTTTCTTACGAAGTATTAATTGACAGTTTAATTTCTAGTAAATAA
- a CDS encoding T9SS type A sorting domain-containing protein produces the protein MPCDLRYPMLIFISFILVLNPISGQDKPTSVKVFASDRHNFQFPWAGGMNSCQFYKLDIDLDGLKDLIVFDRTGDRIMPFLTVQSGEIFDYEYAPEYAEYFPQLSHWAIFTDYDGDGKEDIFTYSPGYAGLKVYRNISLTHLDFRLEVYPFLTSFQGGGYVNILVTYADYPAICDLDGDGDLDILTFWGLGSFVEKHRNMSMEKYGKRDSLDFMKTDFCWGYFAESDESNLITLDTCLRCESGEAWEHGSLELGTANWELRTGNWELGTANREERHTGSTFRLLELNGDNLIDLLLGDVDYPNLVALYNGGNADTARMVSFDWQYPTDGVPINLFSMPAAFYDDFDNDGINDLLVAPFDPNPFLSNNFQSAWFYHNDGSNDQPQFNLKSRSFLQDQMIDVGAGAYPVFWDIDQDGLTDLLIGNYGYYDTSYYDQFMTLHTEHTSQVAWLRNTGTTEQPAFTFMDRDFAGVSSLDLKGLAPAFGDLDGDNDVDMLLGCEDGTIIYYLNTASPGEPMSLALSQLNFQDIDVGAFSTPQLFDLDRDNLSDLIIGEKGGNINFYKNTGTMQNPGFTLVTDSLGKVNVIDYSISLDGFSVPFFYRDAQDQTHLLVGSEKGDVLYFTGIDGNLEGEFTLSDTLAGLIGLQEFKADRGYRSAPALFDLDQNGYPELIAGNFSGGLEYFAGSGFPPVSGLDEDSLSIPEVIIYPVPATDQINISVADPDTWRIIGVKIISADGRVVLSYNYDNEIKMIVNTNFFTKGLFICQIKLKDMHTGRIHLFCKILI, from the coding sequence ATGCCATGTGATCTCAGATATCCCATGTTGATTTTTATTTCCTTTATTTTGGTTTTAAATCCCATTTCAGGTCAGGACAAGCCAACATCAGTTAAGGTATTTGCTTCCGATCGCCATAATTTTCAGTTTCCCTGGGCCGGTGGCATGAATTCCTGCCAGTTTTATAAGCTGGATATTGACCTCGATGGGCTGAAAGACCTTATCGTCTTCGACCGGACAGGTGACCGGATCATGCCTTTCCTGACAGTCCAATCTGGCGAAATATTTGATTATGAATATGCTCCGGAATACGCGGAGTATTTTCCCCAACTCTCTCATTGGGCAATTTTTACAGATTATGACGGCGATGGAAAAGAGGATATCTTCACTTATTCTCCCGGTTATGCCGGGTTAAAGGTCTATCGGAATATCTCACTGACCCATCTTGATTTCAGGCTGGAAGTATATCCCTTCCTCACTTCTTTCCAGGGTGGGGGATACGTCAACATCCTCGTTACCTATGCTGATTACCCTGCCATCTGTGACCTTGATGGCGACGGTGACCTGGATATACTTACCTTCTGGGGACTGGGCTCTTTCGTGGAAAAGCACCGGAATATGTCGATGGAGAAATACGGTAAGCGCGATTCGCTGGATTTCATGAAGACAGACTTCTGCTGGGGCTATTTTGCCGAAAGCGATGAATCGAACCTGATTACGCTTGATACTTGCCTGAGGTGCGAAAGCGGGGAAGCATGGGAGCATGGAAGCCTGGAACTGGGAACTGCGAACTGGGAACTGCGAACTGGGAACTGGGAACTGGGAACTGCGAACCGGGAAGAACGCCATACCGGTTCAACCTTCCGTCTCCTGGAATTAAATGGTGATAATTTGATAGACCTGTTGCTGGGGGATGTGGATTATCCTAACCTGGTTGCCTTATATAATGGAGGGAATGCTGATACGGCACGGATGGTGTCGTTTGACTGGCAATATCCTACAGACGGAGTCCCCATTAATCTGTTTTCCATGCCAGCGGCTTTCTATGATGATTTTGACAATGATGGGATTAATGACCTGCTTGTAGCGCCCTTCGATCCCAATCCATTTCTAAGCAATAATTTTCAAAGTGCCTGGTTTTATCATAATGATGGCAGTAATGACCAGCCCCAGTTTAATTTGAAGTCCAGGTCTTTTTTGCAGGACCAAATGATCGATGTGGGTGCCGGGGCTTACCCGGTATTCTGGGATATTGACCAGGATGGCCTGACGGACCTGCTAATCGGGAATTATGGATACTATGACACTTCTTATTATGATCAGTTCATGACACTGCATACGGAGCATACAAGCCAGGTTGCCTGGCTAAGGAATACCGGGACAACGGAGCAACCTGCCTTTACCTTTATGGATCGTGATTTTGCAGGCGTTTCTTCCTTAGACCTGAAAGGACTGGCCCCTGCTTTCGGTGATCTCGATGGGGACAATGATGTTGATATGCTCCTGGGTTGTGAAGATGGAACGATCATTTATTATCTTAATACAGCAAGCCCCGGAGAGCCTATGAGTCTGGCCTTAAGTCAGTTAAATTTCCAGGACATCGATGTGGGCGCATTTAGCACGCCTCAACTTTTTGATCTCGACCGCGATAACCTGAGCGACCTTATCATCGGAGAAAAGGGGGGAAATATCAATTTTTACAAGAATACAGGAACAATGCAAAATCCCGGTTTTACGCTTGTGACTGACAGCCTGGGAAAGGTGAACGTGATTGATTATTCCATTTCGCTGGATGGCTTTAGTGTACCTTTTTTTTACAGGGATGCGCAGGATCAGACCCATCTGCTGGTGGGTTCTGAAAAAGGGGATGTTTTATATTTTACAGGGATTGATGGGAACCTTGAAGGGGAATTTACTTTATCCGACACCCTGGCTGGCCTGATTGGCTTGCAGGAATTCAAAGCAGACCGTGGGTACAGATCGGCTCCAGCCCTGTTTGACCTTGACCAGAATGGGTACCCTGAATTAATTGCCGGGAATTTTTCGGGTGGGCTGGAATACTTTGCCGGTTCTGGTTTTCCTCCTGTTTCAGGACTTGATGAAGACAGTCTTTCAATCCCTGAAGTCATTATTTACCCGGTGCCGGCAACAGATCAAATTAATATAAGTGTGGCCGACCCCGATACCTGGCGTATTATTGGTGTGAAAATTATATCTGCGGATGGCCGGGTCGTTCTTTCTTATAATTATGATAATGAGATTAAAATGATAGTAAATACAAACTTCTTTACCAAAGGTTTATTTATTTGTCAGATTAAATTGAAAGATATGCATACTGGGCGGATCCATCTGTTTTGCAAAATATTGATATAG
- a CDS encoding M28 family peptidase, giving the protein MTAITKTGQFRTYKNIDQLNKTADYIKTIFSQYSDSVFIQEYSVNGQVYKNVICSFGTENKKRIIVGAHYDVCDNQEGADDNASGVVGLLELSRLLKGQKLNQRVDLVAYSLEEPPYFRTEYMGSYIHAKSLADNKTQVYGMISLEMIGYFKDEKKSQSYPIGLLSLFYGNKGNYITLVKKFGAGQFTRKFCRKYKSTKAIRTKKFTGPPALAGIDFSDHLNYWKFGFSALMLTDTSFFRNKNYHEPTDTMETLDVKRMAKVIDGVFNTLTTL; this is encoded by the coding sequence TTGACTGCTATTACGAAAACTGGACAATTTCGCACCTATAAGAATATTGACCAACTCAACAAGACAGCGGACTATATTAAAACTATCTTCAGTCAATACTCAGACAGCGTTTTCATACAAGAGTATTCTGTAAATGGTCAAGTTTATAAAAATGTAATTTGTTCATTCGGGACAGAAAATAAAAAGAGAATTATTGTTGGTGCACACTATGACGTTTGCGACAATCAAGAAGGTGCGGACGACAATGCAAGCGGGGTCGTTGGACTTCTGGAACTTTCCCGACTTTTAAAAGGACAAAAGTTAAATCAACGTGTTGACCTTGTTGCATATTCATTAGAAGAACCTCCATATTTCAGGACAGAGTATATGGGTAGTTACATTCACGCCAAATCACTTGCAGACAATAAGACACAAGTTTATGGAATGATTTCACTTGAAATGATAGGTTATTTTAAAGACGAGAAAAAATCACAATCATATCCTATTGGACTGCTTTCGCTTTTCTATGGTAATAAAGGCAACTATATTACACTTGTAAAAAAGTTTGGTGCTGGACAATTCACACGAAAGTTTTGTAGAAAATACAAATCAACAAAAGCTATCAGGACAAAAAAGTTTACTGGCCCTCCAGCTTTGGCAGGTATTGACTTTTCCGACCATTTGAATTATTGGAAATTTGGTTTTAGTGCTTTAATGCTTACCGACACATCATTTTTTAGAAACAAAAATTATCACGAACCAACTGACACAATGGAAACGCTTGACGTTAAAAGAATGGCAAAAGTAATTGACGGAGTATTTAACACCTTGACGACACTATGA
- a CDS encoding transposase — MVPAAGLTLKGNLKRITKQGKYLYPVKMLSTVFRGKLLGKLKRHLSDISQLGEDQSLLDRLWNKPWVVDCEPPFGSPEHIVKYLGQYTHRVAISNQRIQHIDKDGVSFYMKDYADQGKRKLTQLSGVEFLHRFCLHILPKRFVRIRYYGILSSKMKKKFKPEKQKAVPVKETSQERIKRLTQFDVYQCPYCKKGRMQIVEILPKIRSPGNVLYPTKNTVRIS, encoded by the coding sequence CTGGTTCCGGCTGCCGGACTCACCCTCAAGGGAAATCTGAAACGAATCACCAAACAGGGTAAATACCTTTATCCGGTGAAGATGCTCAGTACCGTGTTTCGCGGTAAGCTTTTGGGTAAGCTGAAACGACATCTGTCGGATATCAGCCAATTAGGCGAAGACCAGTCGCTGTTGGATCGGCTATGGAACAAACCCTGGGTAGTTGATTGCGAGCCTCCCTTTGGCAGCCCTGAACATATTGTGAAATACCTTGGACAGTATACGCACAGGGTTGCCATCAGCAATCAGCGGATACAGCATATTGACAAGGACGGTGTAAGTTTTTACATGAAAGATTACGCCGACCAGGGTAAGCGAAAACTGACCCAACTGAGCGGTGTAGAATTTTTGCATCGCTTTTGCCTTCACATCCTTCCTAAGCGGTTTGTGCGCATAAGGTATTATGGGATACTGAGTAGTAAGATGAAAAAGAAGTTCAAACCTGAAAAACAAAAAGCTGTTCCGGTTAAAGAGACCTCGCAGGAGCGGATCAAACGATTAACGCAGTTTGATGTTTATCAATGTCCGTATTGTAAAAAGGGCAGGATGCAAATTGTTGAAATTCTGCCTAAAATACGCTCGCCGGGCAATGTACTTTATCCCACGAAAAATACAGTAAGAATCTCATGA
- a CDS encoding sigma-54 dependent transcriptional regulator yields MSKILVVDDEKSIRNTLRDILGYEKYEVSDADSGITALEMLKQAEFDVILLDIKMPQMDGMEVLDHILSEYDTPVIMISGHGTIETAVEAIKKGAFDYIAKPLDLNRLLVTIRNALDKSRLLSETKFLKKKVSKKYEMIGDSEVMKGIFEMIDRVAPTHARVLITGDNGTGKELVARQLHEKSQRSKGPFIEVNCAAIPSELIESNLFGHEKGSFTSAIKQRKGDFELASGGTLFLDEIGDMSLSAQAKVLRALQENKIMRVGGEKDIPVDVRVIAATNKNLTEEITAGRFREDLYHRLSVIIIHVPLLHERKDDIPLLANYFMEEICAEQGKPMIFFTDDALRELMQMKWTGNIRELRNVVERLTILCDGQIEEADVVKFAQPLVK; encoded by the coding sequence ATGTCAAAGATCCTCGTCGTAGATGATGAAAAAAGCATACGCAACACCCTGAGGGATATCCTTGGGTATGAGAAATACGAGGTCAGTGATGCAGATTCCGGTATCACAGCATTGGAAATGCTTAAGCAGGCCGAGTTTGACGTCATCCTGCTCGATATCAAAATGCCGCAGATGGATGGCATGGAGGTACTGGACCATATTCTAAGCGAATACGACACGCCGGTAATCATGATCTCCGGTCACGGTACCATTGAAACAGCCGTTGAAGCAATCAAAAAAGGAGCCTTTGATTATATCGCCAAACCCCTCGACCTCAACCGCCTGCTCGTCACCATCCGCAATGCCCTTGATAAATCACGCCTGCTGTCGGAAACCAAGTTCCTGAAGAAAAAAGTCAGCAAAAAGTATGAGATGATAGGGGATTCAGAAGTAATGAAGGGTATCTTCGAAATGATCGACCGGGTAGCACCGACCCATGCCCGTGTACTCATCACCGGGGATAACGGCACCGGTAAGGAATTGGTGGCAAGGCAACTGCACGAGAAAAGTCAGCGTTCCAAAGGACCCTTTATCGAAGTGAACTGCGCGGCTATCCCTTCGGAACTGATCGAAAGCAACCTGTTCGGGCACGAAAAAGGATCTTTCACATCAGCCATCAAGCAACGCAAAGGTGATTTTGAACTGGCAAGCGGGGGCACTTTATTCCTCGATGAGATCGGTGACATGAGCCTTTCTGCGCAGGCTAAGGTGCTCAGGGCTTTGCAGGAGAACAAGATCATGCGGGTCGGTGGCGAAAAGGATATCCCGGTAGATGTCCGTGTGATAGCCGCCACCAATAAGAACCTCACGGAAGAGATCACCGCCGGCAGGTTCAGGGAAGACCTCTACCACCGCCTGAGCGTCATCATTATCCATGTTCCGCTTCTCCACGAAAGAAAGGATGATATTCCGCTGCTCGCCAATTATTTTATGGAAGAAATCTGCGCCGAGCAGGGCAAACCCATGATTTTCTTTACCGATGATGCCCTCCGGGAGCTCATGCAGATGAAATGGACGGGAAATATCCGTGAATTGCGAAATGTGGTGGAACGGTTGACTATCCTCTGCGATGGGCAGATCGAGGAGGCAGATGTGGTAAAATTTGCACAGCCTCTGGTTAAATAA
- a CDS encoding transposase, with translation MKKKNATMEIVNAHAGGIDVGSRSHFVAIGQNAKDIKEFGVYAADLESIARHLLENGIKTVAMESTGSYWQNLFSTLQDAGLEVILCNGKFTKNIKGKKTDVQDCQWIQKLHSLGLLSGSFLPDAATEQLRTYCRHRGNLIKTSAGTAKKMQKYLRLMNFRLDQTLCH, from the coding sequence ATGAAAAAGAAAAATGCCACAATGGAAATTGTCAATGCCCATGCTGGCGGCATTGATGTTGGAAGCAGGTCACATTTTGTAGCGATAGGACAAAATGCAAAAGACATAAAGGAATTCGGTGTTTATGCCGCAGACCTCGAATCAATTGCCAGGCACCTTTTAGAGAATGGGATTAAAACGGTTGCAATGGAAAGCACCGGCTCTTATTGGCAAAACCTGTTCTCCACACTCCAGGATGCTGGGTTGGAAGTAATCCTTTGTAATGGCAAGTTCACCAAAAACATCAAAGGAAAGAAAACCGATGTACAAGATTGCCAGTGGATACAAAAACTTCACAGCCTGGGGTTATTAAGCGGAAGCTTTTTGCCCGATGCAGCTACAGAGCAACTCAGGACGTATTGCAGACATCGTGGAAACCTGATCAAGACATCAGCCGGTACAGCCAAAAAAATGCAAAAATACCTTAGGTTAATGAATTTCAGACTGGATCAGACTCTTTGCCATTGA